The DNA sequence gtattgtaaaaggaagaaataattaaagattatttattattttttattatctaaagaactaaaatgttgccaaataaactttgtatattataaccGTACTTCCCAACTATCCGAGTCAATGAGAAACTTTTGCGATTGAACAAATATCTATTCAAACTTCCACATGTGACATGACTAAGATGATTTTTCTAAGAGCATCGTGGTGACTAGTTGCATTAAAACTACGCGAAAGTCTGCCACAGTATTCCATTAGTTAGCACTTACCGCTAGAATGTCGTCAAAGTTGCGGAAGCCTTCAATAGTTTGGATGTTGGCGACAATGGCTATTTTCCTTCCCTTCTCACCCATTAAATGCCTGAGTTCCGTAATCGCATTAGCCGAGTCTACGAAAGACGCGATAAGAATGTCCAGCTGAAGTGAGAGATAAGTACCTTcttttatttagtttacttTGTTGCAGTTTTAAGGACTTTGTTCTTTTATATGAcactataaataattgttttatataaaaaaaaataaagtgatAGGTCTAGATGTAATAATGATAGTTATAACAAAATGGGGttgttcaaattaaatattaataaatcaaaacacGTGTAAAGTTAAATGTGTTCTTACTTGATTAGATATAGCCATGCTGATGTATTCTTTATCTTTATCAGTATAATTCGGCATATCTAAGGAAACGTTCGGTACAAACACATCTTTATAAGAGCCTAACAATCCACCTCTCTCAATTTTACAAGTCAGTGTGGTAGCAGAAATCATTTCAACTTTAAGCATTATAGTTTCATTGTCTAACAGCACGTAGTCtccttttttaacttgatCCGAGAAGTACATGAAGTCTATATAAATGGTGTAAACGGAGCATCGATCTTTATAAGTTTCGTCTGTAGTTAGCCTTACTGTATCTCCTGTTTTTAATTCTACTGTCTCTCCGTAACTCTGGAAGCAATCCAATACTTGGAATCTAGACGCATTCACTTAAGCGGCGCTTCATTAATCTTGTTAGGACACTTAATATTCGGAGACAATTCAAGAAATTTCAATGCTGTGAAGGcttgataataattagttaaaatGAAATACAGAGTAATTATATCATTGGCTTAATTAAATGAAGTAGGTTAAATTAcgttaggaaaaaaaaataaatttcaattcaacttcgtttaatatttatcttttcaaatattatctgtgatatataataattacttttacaGCAGCGTTTAAATAGcctattttgaaaattaattacttaaaactaCAATTGCCGTTTAATAAtctgataattttttaaagttactCATCTAATTTAACATGAATGTCGAGCGGCTAgcgaaatataattattatactcgcttactgcccgcggcttcgcccgcttggtctaaaacctaataaattatatattaaaaccttcaTCTTAaataactctatctattaaaaaaaaatggttgtctgtaaagtcggtttactgactatagttgaacgtgacaacgattgTGCTTCTATGTcactcgttccgcgctctcgcttgtacttcaagccttacatggaacgcctcagagcgaggtaacgccgcatgagtcatgttctTTCGTGCATGCAGCCGGCtatatcgaattataagacgtcgtcacgtcaaaaaactgcatcaaaatccgttgcgtaattttaaagatttaagcatacaaagggacacagggaaatagggacagaaaaagcgactttgttttatagatactatgtagtgatgacaACATACGTCAGCAATGGTCCCCGTTCTGATCTTTCGACCAGGCAACCTAGCTGCTATGGCTAATGGATAGTTACGACCCATTTGAATACTGTAGTTCTTAGCTGCTTGTCTGAGCATTTTTATAGTCTCTATGTGTTCTTCTTTCGTTCCGAAATTCAAGTTCAACAGGGCAATATTCATGCCTGCTGATATCAGTTTTTCTAGAACTTCGATGCTGTTTGTTGAACGACCTAAAATATgaattgaaatgttttttctttcggtaaaatgtaggtataggTGTAACAccgtagtatatttatatttgcatTTGATATAGTCCTTTAAACCCTTAAATAACAcgaatgatattattattattatttttcaaagtaACCTAGCAGGTTTCAATCtaaagatatattatgttctcaaAATACCCTTCTAAATGTAAACCAAATATCAATGAATACGTTAGCAACGTTTGTTAATCCCACGTGAccctacttttatataaaacccttctaataaatataatttccaaTAATACTTTTTACCCATTGTAACGATAATGCCCGTGAGACGTTGACATCCCGGCGGTGCCTTTATGTCGAGATGGAGTAAATGGTCGAGCGGTGTATACGCATGCGCAGCCGATAGTTGCTGGCCCGGAAGCTCCATTGCATCGAACTGAcgcaaaatgtataaaaatatacgactttaatattaatttatcggAAATTCTACTGTGCATTGGAAAGAAAACGTTTTTCAGCAGGTAAATGAATAGACAtaagagaaaatatttaaatagttacAGACAGAAGGcgggtaggtacctacctaatgtaGAAATAAGAAGTAAGGGAACAAATCTTGTAAATGGAAAGTCACTAACGCAGTCAACAAGATTGAACTGATTATAACTACAGTACTTAAGTACTTTGGTATCTATTGAAACTCGAATCAAAAAAATCTGTTGTCTTCAGttgaaataacaataatgtGAGTAATTGTTCGATCTTTTAAGAACAGTCATGAAATGATATTTAAGGCTGCAAAGTTATACTACTTATTATGTAACATACCTACCTCGTCAAGTTTTATATCGTGTTCAGTTGGCCAGACCATGATAATttctcaatattaaaaatataaatacaaaataaatccaCTTCTAAAACGCACGTTTATTTTGAAGTTTAGAAATTATGACAAGTATCTACATATCAATCATAGagaagaattattttttttaatgtcataattattaatttttaaacaccGATGCACGTCGAAGGAAATTAAGAGAAATTTAGGTAAACCCACATAAACCGTTTCTTCATCCATTCAGGTGTGAACACCATCATCGCATCCTGATGTGATAGAAGTATAGaagtaatataaatagaaGTATAATAGGGATATGATCATCCCTATTATACTTCATAGTAGCCACAGCGTAAGCGTCTTTTGCCACTTATGTGGCCAGTGGCTCATTTCCTTCTTACCCTTcctattctattattttattcccGTCATCAATTCTTTTATTATCCCTTATCCCTTTAAAGAGGGCAACGCATGTGCAGGTTCCGCCACTACAATTTTTCTTGGTCAGAGGTGATTGTTTACTATCAGCAGAACCACCAGGTCGGCTGCccgttcaaatatttataaaatcatgaggatctttatattataccaCATTCTTAAGtacacaaaaaattacaaaaaacgtTCCtgaattctatttttttaccCGTACAAACTCACAAGAAAATGAGATTGTTCTCAAGCTTTAAATAACTGTATTTCATTGTAaactttatttcaaaattcaaaacgcGGATATCTTTTTATCGTGAATGTCACGGATTTTGCGTCGTTTAAGCAGAATCGCAAACAACAAGAGCCGTTGCTAACAACGTCAACGTAAATAAACACGGCttggaaaaataaacaaaggcTTGTTTTATTTGTGGTAAAACCATTAGGGGATCAAAACGGGGAttgagataaataaaaaatagggaAAACTCGGACGCTCCAGAGGGCTACCCTTGACAAGGATCGCTACAAATCTTTATGCTGTGCGAATTGTTCTCGGAAACAAATCAAATCTTCAGTGTGGCCGAATAGAAAACTGTTAACAATCGGTTGAATAGTAGTTAGAGATTGAACAGAGCTTGGTGTATCAAAAAGCAGTTCTTATGTTGACTACGCGCTATTCGCTACTATCTACAGTGGTCTATGTATGATTTCTATTTCGGACatattttcaagatttttttagttaaatgtattATCGTGTAATTAAGATATCCTTTCTAAAAatgaaggaaaaataaataaaaataaaaattattcatctcatactttattacaatatataataaccAAACGCTGTTTCAATTAATGTAATGTATCGATTaactgtattattataattgtaatgataatattatttaaattcataaaactataaaaaatcacaaataacGTTCACCCAAGTGTGATTAATCGTTACatctgtaaaaaataaaaacaaaaaaggttataatattatttatgtgacaaaactaaaaattatgtgTGAGATTTGAAAAGAGTTTCCTAccagtttgaaataaaaattattagagctagcgcgcaagagcaacttttgtctccgcaactattttgtctctcccatcaactctatggggagttacgtgcgctacgtgcgcgcactttcttagcCATCTCTCACTCACTAACTCATAGAATTGacgggagagacaaaatagttgcggagacaaaagttgctcttgcgcgctagccgCTAGCTCATAATCAAGCGATTAtctaaaaacatatatttgaAGATAGAAAAATCTAGAATCCCTTTACCTATTTGCTTTCATACTCACTCGACCAACAGTTTCTTCGAGACGCGCACTATCCACACCCTGACCGTGTCACAGAAGGAACTATCATCAGACCCTCGCTGCAGCGTCACGTACATGTCCCCGTACACCAACCAGCCCCTTTGTACTGCGTATTCTATGGCGTAGTCGATCCGCTTTTCGATCGCTTCCTGCCAATTTTTCGATGACTCTGGTGGTTCtgttgaatattaatttaggcTAGATGAttcatgattttattttgctgTGGCCTGTGACGCGCAGTTTACCCACGGTCGAACCCGCgtgcaaaattaaatatttctaaagCTAATGTGTTTTTCTGATCTATGacctttatttttgtaaagtttcatccaaatccgtcCTGCAGTTTTCCATCCATCCATTATATTTCAACcaaaacaatttttctttctttgttACTTTGGTGATTTAAAGACCAACGATAATTTATTGTGTAAACATTTCAAACACTGCTCATATGGACGGGCCTTAAATATAAGGTAACTTGTATAATGTACATGCATGCCTTTATACATGAGCGGCACAACGCTTCTATACGTATGCAACAGTCTCAAAACACTGATCTTCTTGCTGAGAGAGATTACAAGGCACGCGGGTCTCATGCGGTGAAGTGCCTTCAGGGTTTTGCCGGTCACTGTTGGTACTATTATAACTCGTGAGTTCGTCTGGTTGGCGACTAACGCACATGACAGTACGGCCGCTTCTGCTGCGTTTGTGGGAGATTTTGccttaaaatatgaaattagaataattgttaattagtttgcgattattttaatagaatgtGCATTTATACAtgcaaattacaaataatatataaatgaatgtgAAAACAGTGAATTCATAAATTAACGAATTTTGGTGGATATTATTGAGTTCTATGAATGCGTATGTcaattttctaaatatattttgtacataataattactatttactttttatatacctacataatctAGTATAATATACTTCACCTCATCAAGAAACCTCcaaaaattacttttactaGCAACAATTGGTTCAACAAAGTAGCAGGTTTCATTAATAGCATGCAGGACTTCATACGTATTATCAACGTTGAAGCAATCTCTGAGAATAAAGCCGCTAACTCCATCCATAAGTGCATTCACTACGTCTGATATTTCATTGTCGTAGAATAATCCAGTCTTCAGTGCTTCCTTGAAAACTCCACCGGATAAGTAAAACGGCTTACCTGCCTACAAAAGGAGCTGATTAAACGTATGTccaatataaaatagaaagaGACTAACAAATACACACAAAAGGAAGATAATATACAAGAAGAACATGCACAAATTTTTCAAagaatttttcttttaatggttataatattatgtaccaatTCAATTATACCCTCGTATTATAAATTCACGATTCATAACAAAACAACTCAAACAAGAGGatcacatatttttaaatatttattcagatGTTTTATGGTTTGGGATTAATGAAGgaaataaatactattatacCTGCATACACTTTCCACAGACCCATTTTTGTATATGGGCCAAACGAAACTTTTGCGATACATCTATTTCGAATGGTAAAAATTCCCTCGATAGTATAATACCATCACATTCCTGTAAATTCGTTTTACTCTTAAACAAAATAGGTATGGtctcaaataaaaatctatgaaacTGCCGAATTGGTTTATCAATCCCATCATACCAATAGTCTTCACTAGTTTTTGCACTCTTTACCAACAAATCTATAGAAAGTCTATTATTGTATAAGTGTAGTATCCGCCTATATTTGTACCGCTTCGTATTACCGCGTTTGgattatttatgtttgaatttgttttatgtgtgtgcaataaagtgttttttattattttatttcatttaaagtCTGTCCACAGAGAAGGCAAGTTGAACAATGAACATACTGTCTAGTGACGTTGGGTGGAGCCACAATGCTTGTTCCATAAGACGTAACATCGTTCTAAGTTTGGTGACCTCTTGTTAGTTGTTAGGTTAGGTGTTCGTACAGCGCGTTTACagaataatatacttattattgcATTTATGGAGTGTGCTGTTTGTAATATAACTTTCAGACATTTATTAACGTATGATGTCTTtaattaactataaaataatagattatTATCGTGATAGAGTGActtctaaagatttttataaaataagtggATTGAAAGAATTGGGGCAGAATAGatgttgttaaataatatttttattataaattacatgtTTAATCAGTTTATAACATCACATACCAAAACATTAAGCCGATTAAGTTGcgcttttataaataaatagctttccgcctgcggcttcgcccgcgttttcaaagaaaaacccgcatagttcccgttcccgtgggatttccgggataaaacctagcctatgttactcgtggataatgtagctttcgaatggtgaaagaatttttaaaatcggtccagtagtttaagagcctattcattacaatcaaacaaacaaacaaagttttcctctttataatattagtgtagattacaGTGATAAAGCCAAGCTTTGCTTTCAAAACTAAATGTAagccaataaaaaataacggcTACAATCCGATTAAATGTTTTGGAAGTCCTAATAGTTGATCAAAATATGTGaccaataaatttattattataaggttAAATGTTCGTATGaagctaatttttttgtgttgtTGAAAAAGATAAATGTAAGtagggtaaacgcagctatcaacgacccatcgaaaatctgaaggtattaccgacctataaaagtaattcgaaatttaaacgtttccagaactattctagctataggtaggcaaagttatacacgaatgtattacttgagcatcgtatactttaacgttagagtgagtaactgagcaaaaaagagttaaaatgcgtaagttgctgcggggtagcgtggaagcaggacgtgtcgtactgttccgttgttccttcgggtaagtactgtgagtatctttttaagacatttacaaacaaatgacatctatactttaatttatattactaaatgtcaatgcatttaagtgtcaacttttcatttcttacaacattttattaataaaaagtaatttgaaacgataaaacttaaaattaaaatgggacggtgttagcttcaccagtttaagccgcggcaggtatcaacgacccgtaagtcggcaatggcagcaacgtaactttttgttttattttcttttatgttattatatcacactaacacaagtggttttatggaccagtttaaatctaagctatgagtcttcataaaaatctattagcgactaaacttttttgtctagtgttgtgtcttttagcgttgtcaatttatacaaagttatgatattttcgaggatccctatcgaatagttacagaagtaaatcattgttttttttttttgtttaaacaatatgcatttgttcatattttgtatgacattaatcaattataatctattttatagtctgatgatcaaatgaattaaaataaccatttttttatgggtcggtaatacaatttaggtttatacttacatactttaataccgacccatgtgggtcggcaatagcaactataggaagctattaccgatcgaatatagattgtttagtttctcatctacaaattcaaattcaaattgctttatttgcagaatgtagaataaagatgtttgtatatacagataatattgatccttaaacattctgctcgtaattgagcgttgcagttgaattattaaaaactcaCAGAGATCCCCTTGATGCCACTGAAGCGGTAAACTCGTTTTTTGCGAACGTGGGGAAACTTTTAGCTCAAAATATATCTCAAACTAACAACAACCATCCTGGGCCatttaataatcataaatctcatacaaataatatacctagtatCAAAAACTCTCTTGTATTGCTCCCTCCCAATGAACAAGAAATATAATCGTTAATAATGAATCTTAAGAATGATTCTGCTGTTGGCTGGGACGGTATttcgaatagatttattaaaatggctAGACATTTTTTAATCCCCCATCTTACCAAGATCATAACTTTGTTTTGAACAGGGTATTTTTCCCAGCGTTTATAAACGAGCGGTTATTACCCCAGTTTACAAGGGTGGGGCGCGAGATAGTGTCACTAATTACAGACCGATTTCTGTTTTGCCAGCGCTATCGAAACTATTAGAGAAAGTCCTGAATAATCAGCTTATGAAATTTTTAGAAAGGAATAATATCCTATCAGAAAACCAATTTGGCTTTAGGGCTGGAAAAAGTACGGATGGGGCTGTTAGATCTTTGGTAGAAtttgtaagtaataatatagataaaaaacaaaagtGCATCGGTATTTTTATCGATCTAGCGAAGGCTTTTGACACTGTTTCAGTGCCCACCCTTGTAGACAAGCTGGAGAGATATGGTGTAAGGGGTAAtgaattgaatattttcaaaagTTTTCTTAATGGGCGTTTACAAAAAGTTAAGATTGGTAACTCAATCAGTTCCGACATCGCGGTTACATATGGGGTTCCGCAAGGCAGCATACTCGGCCCCAGCTTATTCTtagtatatttaaatgatttatgccaattaaaactaaataaggGTAAAATCATCTCCTATGCGGACGACACTGCGTTGTTGTTCCATGGAGATACTTGGGACGAAGTTAGGATAGATGCTGAAATCGGTCTTCATAAATCTAGTCTGTGGCTTAAACAAAATGTATTAACCTTAAATACATCTAAGACttcgtttattaaatttactacTTCCCGTATTAAAGAGCCTAATCTAACAGTAAAGATCCATACTTGTAACTCGcctacaaataaaacatgttCATGTGCACATTTGAATCAAGTTACATCTTCAAAATATCTAGGTATTCTCTTAGATGCGAAGTTAACATGGCAGCCACATATTAATATGATATCATCTAGAGTTAGAACACTTACATGGGTCTTTAGAAACCTGAGACATGTGGCAGATAGTGATATTCTACGAActgtttattttgctttagTTCAATCTGTCATTGGCTATTGTATTGGGGTATGGGGCGGAACATTTAAAAGCACTATGCTACAACTTGAAAGAGCACAACGGTCTCTACTCAAAACAATGTTGTTTAAGCCTTATAGGTTTCcaacaacaaaattatatgAGATATGCCAAATACTGTCCGTaaggaaaatttatatttatcatgctattataaaacaacatGTTACGACTCCTTATGACCCCAATAAGTTTCGTAATAAACGGACATGCACAAATGTAATTGATCCTGTGAGGTGTCGAACTGCTTTATTGAAAAGACAGCACAGTTTTCTTTCTGTacatctatataataaaattaataaattgcttGATATTTATCCATGTACTCTGCGTGATGtagaagtaaaaataaaaaactggcTTTGGACTCTAGATTACGAAGAAACGGAAAATCTTATAACTTGAGTATATAGTACCCACTattacacacacaaacacacacacacacacacacacacacacacacaaacaaacacacacacacacaagtCACAGTCCCACACacaaatacacacacacattcaaGGCCAAGGCAACACTAAAACACACATATGCATGCCGGAAAAAACAATttctactttaatttttttgtttgttaaacatttttattttttattgttcttaTTGGCATTTCTTGAATATTCTTTGGAAGAGGGCGCTGGCTCCTGACATACAGGTTTTTACCTAGTTTGGGAGTCAGAGACTTCACagtatttcaaaatgtaaaactattgtcaattaagaatttttatttatttttatttattatttatttattgagcgtgcaaatatatttttattacttttatgacataataggtgcctattaaaaattatatttttaggttaaatttaaaaaaattaaaaaaattatatttttaggtttttaggttaaattaacataaaacatacaattaggtatattttttccagaaatatggagccacgaaagcggcgaaaagtattcagtaaaacacaactcgccgaagcaatcaatcaaatagcataacgaaatatcctagagtttgaaatccttaatttaatatatgtacatatattaatagtattatgttgattaatttaaaagtttataattatttagttcattactaaaaagtactcatttgttttattaaaaataactacaattaaaaaatacgaatatatttgcatttttatttcattttattaagatcggtaatcatcatcatcactagcttctatacattccattgctggaaaaaggcttcctctcacatacgatcgggaatagctgcataaaaatcgttaatagcttcacagccgtttttatgggtcggtaatagcaacaatcgactaagtcacattgtaaattattttttacaagataatcctttattagaatgtatttgcttcaataaatacattttttatacataacactagcatataaaatgaaattataaatctttagaagaaccagtatacttaaaaaatatggttgattttgaaattgccttagaggggtcgttaatacctgcgtttaccttatTGTTATGGACGGTAGCTcaatagttattatataaaatgtggTTCGTTCATGTAGATATGGGGAAGTTTATAATGTAGTTTCTGATCCCTAAAGCTTACAAGCTTTTAGACATCGTTTCTGGAAAAAAGGCGTTTGTAAATTTGAAGAAATGTCTAATCCAACCTTCATTATATCATCGATGTTTTCCAGACCTCCTTGAGTACAAATACCACCAAATATCAAAGGCCTTATCACGTTTCCCatgtatttctttatttctgtTAAAGTCTCTGCTTTTCTCACGTAATTCACAATTATCATATcgatctataaaaaaatacaatacttatagcttttacttacttttatttacttcTTGCTTCCTAGCACAATCGTTTGTCACTGATGaacaatgttatattttaaaaggtgCAGAAAATCAAACATCACCTTTGaattaagataaaaattaataaaaacttaaataaaagtgattgaatttttattttacgttatctatgatataaaaatgtattaaagcatctaaaaaataaattagtactTACCTGATACTGCAAAGCAAATTTAACCATATCTAGATCTTTCTTATTGATAACTGATAGGTCGTGTGCAACACCTCTGGCACATACGTTACAGACATTACCTAATTGACCACCTTTGActacaatacattttatattctcTTCATCTATAATAGTTTCACATTTCAATATAACTTCATCAGATCCGATGGAGATTTCTGTTCCTTCTTTAATGTCTTTGGCTAGAGTAGGATTGTCGACGAACACCTTTTTTAGGTTACATTTATTGTAATCTGATAGCCTACATGTAAGAACTACATGCATTCCTTctttaaatactataaaatctgcattctgaaaaaaattaatatcactC is a window from the Colias croceus chromosome 7, ilColCroc2.1 genome containing:
- the LOC123693164 gene encoding pyruvate kinase-like, with the protein product MVWPTEHDIKLDEFDAMELPGQQLSAAHAYTPLDHLLHLDIKAPPGCQRLTGIIVTMGRSTNSIEVLEKLISAGMNIALLNLNFGTKEEHIETIKMLRQAAKNYSIQMGRNYPLAIAARLPGRKIRTGTIADSYGETVELKTGDTVRLTTDETYKDRCSVYTIYIDFMYFSDQVKKGDYVLLDNETIMLKVEMISATTLTCKIERGGLLGSYKDVFVPNVSLDMPNYTDKDKEYISMAISNQLDILIASFVDSANAITELRHLMGEKGRKIAIVANIQTIEGFRNFDDILAISNGIMITRQELGSDITPKKLVIAQKNMIARANKANIPICISAHLLSSMRYKSVPLRAELLDIANCILDGADALVLSAETAVGQFPVDTVMCLASACKEAEACMWTKQIFHDLVDKTPIPCDQSTGAAIAAVLAAQRAIAAAVVVVTTSGKTAQVVSKYKPRCPIIAVTRYGPIARQMHLWRGIMPLIYEAAPDVDWQTDLNNRVTFCTKWAMEQGFVRVGDPLIIVSGWRQGAGYTNTMRIMYAEADNV